In Carnobacterium sp. CP1, the following are encoded in one genomic region:
- a CDS encoding type I restriction-modification system subunit M, which translates to MGNNLNQKLFSAADNLRSKMDASEYKNYLLGLIFYKYLSDKLLQKVVELADESLEEYDTADKQTALYQELLSDEESKEDLIATIVDTLGYDIEPAYLFNVLADQAKQNVFQLNELNKAFIQLSSNYDQFSGLFDDVDLQSRKLGADDQQRNVTITEVLKKLNDVDVIGHQGDVIGDAYEYLISQFASEAGKKAGEFYTPHMVSDMMAQIVTIGQEDKRLLSVFDPTMGSGSLMLNVRNYLNYPENVKYHGQELNTTTYNLAKMNLILHGVDAEDMELRNGDTLNKDWPTDEPYTFDSVVMNPPYSAKWSADDTFLDDSRFNRYGKLAPKSKADFAFLLHGYYHLKETGTMAIVLPHGVLFRGAAEGVIRKKLLEDGSIYAVIGMPANLFFGTSIPTTVIILKKNRTNRDVLFIDASSDFIKEKNQNKLTQENIEKVVSTYKERKTIEKYAHVASFEEIKENDFNLNIPRYVDTFEEEDPIDMVSIGKEIKEIRQEKQALETSLFEAISSLQVNSEDAEWIKGALEVFNYEK; encoded by the coding sequence ATGGGAAACAATTTAAATCAGAAATTATTTAGTGCAGCGGATAATCTTCGCAGCAAAATGGATGCTTCCGAATATAAGAACTACTTATTAGGGTTGATTTTCTACAAATACCTTTCTGATAAATTATTGCAAAAAGTGGTGGAGTTAGCGGATGAGTCGTTAGAAGAATATGATACTGCAGATAAACAAACAGCTCTTTATCAAGAGTTGTTATCTGATGAAGAATCCAAAGAAGATTTGATTGCAACGATCGTCGATACCTTAGGTTATGATATCGAGCCAGCTTATCTCTTTAATGTGTTAGCGGATCAAGCTAAACAAAATGTTTTTCAGTTGAATGAATTAAACAAAGCATTCATCCAATTATCGTCGAACTATGATCAATTTAGTGGGCTGTTTGATGATGTCGATTTGCAATCAAGAAAATTGGGAGCGGATGACCAGCAGCGGAATGTCACGATCACAGAAGTCTTAAAGAAATTAAACGACGTTGATGTAATTGGGCACCAAGGAGACGTCATAGGGGACGCTTATGAGTATCTGATCAGTCAATTCGCCTCAGAGGCAGGTAAGAAAGCCGGAGAGTTCTATACTCCGCATATGGTCTCAGACATGATGGCGCAAATCGTGACGATTGGTCAAGAAGACAAGCGGTTGCTTAGTGTTTTTGACCCAACGATGGGTTCAGGCTCGTTGATGCTTAACGTAAGAAACTATTTGAACTATCCAGAAAACGTCAAATACCATGGTCAGGAATTAAATACGACAACGTATAACTTAGCTAAAATGAACTTGATCTTGCACGGTGTAGATGCAGAAGATATGGAGCTGCGCAATGGGGATACGCTGAATAAAGACTGGCCGACTGATGAACCTTATACGTTTGATTCAGTCGTCATGAATCCTCCTTATTCGGCCAAATGGTCTGCAGACGATACCTTTTTAGACGATTCTCGCTTTAACCGCTATGGCAAATTAGCACCAAAATCAAAAGCGGACTTTGCGTTTCTTTTACACGGTTATTATCACTTAAAAGAAACAGGTACGATGGCGATTGTTTTGCCGCATGGTGTGTTGTTTAGAGGAGCAGCAGAAGGTGTTATTCGTAAGAAGCTGTTGGAAGATGGCAGTATCTATGCTGTGATTGGTATGCCGGCTAATTTGTTCTTCGGAACTTCTATCCCAACGACCGTTATTATTTTGAAGAAGAACCGAACCAACCGTGATGTTCTATTCATTGATGCTAGCAGTGACTTCATTAAAGAAAAGAATCAGAATAAATTGACTCAAGAAAATATCGAAAAAGTTGTTTCAACTTATAAAGAACGAAAAACTATTGAAAAATACGCTCATGTAGCAAGCTTTGAAGAAATCAAAGAAAATGACTTTAACTTAAATATTCCTCGGTATGTGGATACATTTGAAGAAGAAGATCCTATTGATATGGTATCCATTGGAAAGGAAATAAAAGAAATACGCCAAGAAAAACAAGCACTTGAAACAAGTCTTTTCGAAGCTATTTCTTCGCTTCAGGTAAATTCAGAAGATGCGGAATGGATCAAAGGCGCTTTAGAGGTGTTTAACTATGAAAAGTAA
- a CDS encoding SPFH domain-containing protein, whose product MNEKVYDKNSIKKIKGLIIGIIVIILLIGGFLVFFEKIENGYVGVRYSMNGGVKDQTLSQGVKFVGLDKVTQYPIRLQTVKAEKLNLATEDGKATHVSITYAYKVDSKKVSDVFKEFGSINVEDIEANWLKAQLLKSSRAVVARYSLLDVTGSKSTEVQQSILEDFTKAVEQKGFLVEDVAFGVPDVDAETQKSIDEIIKAGQEKEKAILEADTAKTKADSLAYQKVKAAEAEAEANKKLSESISEELIKLKEVEARLEHGWVEVQTGEVIVDTTK is encoded by the coding sequence TTGAACGAAAAAGTATACGATAAGAACAGCATCAAAAAAATCAAAGGGCTAATCATTGGTATTATAGTAATTATCCTATTAATAGGCGGCTTTTTAGTGTTTTTTGAAAAAATAGAAAATGGTTATGTAGGTGTTCGTTATTCAATGAATGGCGGAGTTAAAGATCAAACTCTAAGTCAGGGGGTTAAATTTGTAGGTCTTGATAAAGTAACCCAATATCCTATTCGATTGCAAACGGTTAAAGCAGAAAAGTTAAATTTAGCTACAGAAGATGGAAAAGCTACTCACGTATCTATTACATATGCTTATAAAGTAGACTCAAAAAAAGTTTCTGACGTATTTAAAGAATTTGGAAGTATTAACGTTGAAGACATTGAAGCCAATTGGTTAAAAGCACAATTGCTTAAATCCTCCCGTGCTGTAGTAGCTAGATATAGTTTATTGGATGTAACGGGATCGAAATCAACAGAAGTTCAGCAATCAATCTTAGAAGATTTCACTAAAGCAGTTGAACAAAAAGGATTTCTGGTAGAAGATGTTGCTTTTGGAGTTCCAGATGTAGATGCTGAAACACAAAAATCAATTGATGAAATTATTAAAGCTGGTCAAGAAAAAGAAAAAGCTATCTTAGAAGCTGATACAGCAAAAACAAAAGCTGATAGTTTAGCCTATCAAAAAGTAAAAGCAGCAGAAGCTGAAGCTGAGGCAAATAAAAAGTTATCAGAATCCATTTCAGAAGAATTAATTAAGTTAAAAGAAGTAGAAGCACGTTTAGAACATGGTTGGGTTGAAGTACAAACTGGTGAAGTAATTGTTGATACTACTAAGTAG
- a CDS encoding restriction endonuclease subunit S, with protein sequence MKSNKQPELRFPGFREEWEQHKLGDITDSFSGGTPTANNNYYYNGHVPFIRSGEISYDTTELFITEEAIKKSSAKLVNKGDILYALYGATSGEVGISQIDGAINQAILAIKPRFGDDSYFISQWLRKQKQIIISTYLQGGQGNLSGGIVKKLMIDIPVSKEEQRKISIFFKQLDDTIVLHQQELTTLKETKQGFLQNMFPKEGERVPEIRFPGFTDDWEQRKFEDVITSIQTGTNLLGSKANLGIPLIKMGNIQRGYFSFNKLEFLSSTEQVEEKDIAYYGDFLFNTRNTLELVGKGATWFGESGKYAFNSNIARFKFESVNTSFFNYLYNTPELIKQVQARAVGTTSVAAVYPRDLDSIKFLLPKIDEQIKIGSFFKQLDDTIALHQRELDLLKETKKAFLQKMFV encoded by the coding sequence ATGAAAAGTAATAAACAACCAGAACTTCGTTTTCCTGGATTTCGTGAAGAATGGGAACAGCATAAGTTAGGCGACATCACAGATAGTTTTTCTGGTGGTACGCCAACTGCAAATAATAACTATTACTATAATGGACATGTCCCTTTTATTCGCTCTGGTGAGATTAGTTATGATACAACTGAACTTTTTATAACTGAAGAAGCTATAAAAAAATCATCTGCTAAGCTCGTTAATAAAGGAGATATTTTGTATGCTTTATATGGAGCAACTAGTGGAGAAGTTGGTATTTCTCAAATAGATGGTGCAATTAATCAAGCTATTTTAGCTATAAAGCCAAGATTTGGTGATGATTCTTATTTTATATCCCAATGGTTGAGAAAACAAAAACAGATAATTATAAGTACTTACTTACAAGGAGGACAAGGTAATTTATCAGGTGGAATAGTAAAAAAATTAATGATTGATATTCCAGTTAGTAAGGAAGAACAAAGAAAAATAAGTATATTTTTCAAACAACTCGATGATACTATTGTGCTTCATCAGCAAGAACTTACTACCCTTAAAGAAACTAAACAAGGCTTTCTACAAAATATGTTCCCAAAAGAGGGGGAGAGGGTTCCTGAAATCCGTTTTCCAGGATTTACTGACGATTGGGAACAGCGGAAGTTTGAAGATGTAATTACCTCAATTCAAACTGGAACTAATTTATTGGGTTCGAAGGCTAACCTAGGAATTCCCTTAATAAAAATGGGCAATATTCAAAGAGGTTATTTTAGTTTTAATAAATTAGAGTTTCTAAGCTCAACTGAACAAGTAGAAGAGAAAGACATTGCTTATTATGGAGATTTTCTTTTTAATACTAGAAATACTTTAGAACTTGTGGGGAAAGGAGCTACATGGTTTGGAGAAAGTGGCAAGTACGCGTTTAATAGCAACATCGCTCGATTCAAATTTGAAAGTGTCAATACTTCTTTTTTTAATTACCTTTATAACACACCGGAACTAATTAAACAGGTACAAGCAAGAGCAGTTGGAACAACTAGTGTAGCTGCAGTTTATCCAAGAGATCTGGACTCTATAAAATTTTTGCTTCCAAAAATTGATGAGCAAATAAAAATAGGTTCATTTTTCAAACAGCTCGACGACACTATCGCTCTTCACCAACGTGAGTTAGACCTATTAAAAGAAACCAAAAAAGCATTCTTACAAAAAATGTTTGTTTAA
- a CDS encoding restriction endonuclease subunit S: MKFEKVVQINVGQNISRFKGKQSDRSGIYTNEDLIGDLQEGLRNLTTKADTSLSQKDKYQLFPGDILYSFVSSKAGIVSNKNTGKLFNQNFAKLTLLSDEIDSKYICYILNESVSIKKQMAILMQGSVVPKLTPAILREIDIKLPNKDTQSIIGTNYFNLNRYQYLTELEIDLNRRIYLEMLKKLDV, translated from the coding sequence ATGAAATTCGAAAAAGTAGTACAGATAAACGTTGGACAAAATATCTCTAGATTTAAAGGGAAACAAAGTGATCGTTCAGGTATTTATACTAATGAGGATTTAATTGGTGATTTGCAAGAAGGTTTAAGGAATTTGACGACTAAAGCTGATACAAGTCTTTCTCAAAAGGATAAGTACCAATTATTCCCAGGAGACATTTTGTATAGTTTTGTAAGTTCCAAAGCAGGGATTGTTAGTAATAAGAATACAGGAAAATTGTTTAATCAGAACTTTGCAAAACTGACATTGCTATCTGACGAAATAGACTCAAAATACATATGCTATATTTTGAATGAATCAGTAAGTATAAAGAAGCAAATGGCCATTTTAATGCAAGGCAGCGTTGTTCCGAAGCTAACTCCAGCTATTTTACGTGAAATTGATATTAAACTCCCAAACAAAGATACGCAGTCAATTATTGGAACCAACTACTTTAACTTAAACAGGTACCAATACTTAACCGAATTAGAGATAGATCTAAATAGAAGAATATATTTAGAAATGCTAAAAAAATTAGATGTTTAA
- the rpsI gene encoding 30S ribosomal protein S9, with translation MAQVQYTGTGRRKNSTARVRLVPGTGKIIMNKKDITEYMPFPYLYVIVKQPLAVTETLENYDVHVNVNGGGYTGQAGATRHGIARALLQVDPAFRSPLKAAGLLTRDPRMVERKKPGLKKARKASQFSKR, from the coding sequence AACTCAACAGCCCGCGTACGTTTAGTACCAGGTACTGGAAAAATCATCATGAACAAAAAAGACATCACTGAATACATGCCTTTCCCATATCTATACGTAATCGTTAAACAACCTTTAGCAGTTACTGAAACATTGGAAAACTATGATGTGCATGTAAACGTAAATGGTGGAGGCTACACTGGACAAGCAGGCGCTACTCGTCATGGTATCGCTCGTGCGTTGCTACAAGTAGACCCAGCTTTCCGTTCACCGTTAAAAGCTGCAGGCTTGTTAACACGTGACCCACGTATGGTTGAACGTAAAAAACCAGGTCTTAAAAAAGCTCGTAAAGCTAGCCAATTTTCAAAACGTTAA